The DNA region ATGGTGATAAAAAAATCGACGTGATCAAAGCGGTTCGAGAAATTACCGGTCTTGGTTTGAAAGAAGCTAAAGACCTAGTAGAAGCTGGAAATAAACCTGTTAAAGAAGAATTTCTCCAGACGAAGCTAATACAATCAAAAGAAATTAGAAGGAGTTGGAGCACAAGTAGAAATTAAAGTAATTTCTACTTTGCAGTTTTCGAGAGACTCGTTAAAGTTTTTAGAAAATTACGTTTCCAGAATCAAAAGAGTAAGCTTTGCTACTCTATACTATTTGGAAACCAACTTTTATAAAGTCTCATTTTGAGGATATATCCGTTCAGTGTCTAATGTAGCTAAGCTGCATTAGTTTTTAATTTATTATATCTTGTTTTATATTTCTTATTTAGCCGAAAGGCTTACACTCCAGGAGTTTAAATTTTAATGATTACTCATAATGAACGCAAAAGGGTAAACTTTGGTAAAATTACGAATCTTGACTTTCTTCCTAATTTAATTCAAATTCAAAAGAAATCTTTTGATTGGTTTTTGCAAGCTGATATAAAAGACCCGACCAAACGTAAAAATCAGGAGCTGGAGGCAGTGTTTCAAGAAACCTTTCCTATCGAAAGCCTAATGGGGATGTGATTATGGAATATAGTCACTATATTCTAGGGGAAAGACGAAGGGATCAACAAGAATGTAAAGATACCGATTCTAGTTACGCATTACCTTTAAAATCCGTTATACGTCTTATTATTAAAGAAACTGGTGAGATTAGAGAGCAAGTTGTTTATATGGGTGACTTGCCTATTATGACCGAACAAGGAACCTTTATTATCAATGGAGCTGAACGTGTAGTTGTAAGCCAATTGCATAGATCTCCAGGTATTTTCTTTGCTTATGATCAAATCAAATCTAGTTACTCGGCACGTGTAATTCCTTACCGAGGATCTTGGTTGGAATTCGAAATCGACAATAAAGGGATTCTAGTTGCAAAAATTGACCGTAAGAAAAATTTCCAGCAACCCTTCTTTTAAAAGCACTTAAAGTCGGTTTAAATGAAGATGTTCTAAGATTATTTTACACATCTTCAAAAGTTAAAATTTATGGAGCTTCTCCGAAAGAGCTAAAAAAGTTATCGGTAGAAGAACTATTTCTGACATTATCAACTTCGAAAACGGGGGAAGTAATGTTAGAAGCTGGATCTAAAATCAATGAGGATAATATTGATATTCTCAAAGAAATGAAAGTCAAGGAAGTCAATGTTATTGATTTCCCAAATGGAAAAGATAATTCAATCATCATCAACTGCCTAGAAAAAGATGGTGTAAACGACTACGAAGAAGCAATCAAGAAATTACATATGATTATGCGTCCGGGTGAACCTTCTACTGTTGAAAATGCAGAGGCGGAATTGAAAAGACTTTTCTTTTCTCCAAAAACATTTGATTTAGGAAAAGTAGGGCGTTATAAAATCAACAGTAAATTTGAATTCCATAAACCAAAAGAATTCACAAACTGCGATAATCGAACACTTCGTCCAGAAGACATTATGGAAACAGTGCGTTACTTAGTAATGCTCATGTCGGAAGTAGAAAACTATTACCATGACGATATAGACCATTTAGGAAATAGGCGCGTTCGTTCTGTAGGTGAATTATTATCTAACCAATTAAAACTTGGTTTTCTCGCAGAGAGAGTTATTAAAGAAAGAATGACAGTTCAAGAAATTGAACAACAAACGCCACAGCTTTTAATTTCTATTAAACCAGTAACTGCGGTTGTAAATGAATTTTTTGGTTCATCTCAATTATCTCAGTTCATGGATCAAACAAATCCACTGGCAGAATTAACTCATAAGAGAAGATTAAATGCGTTAGTCCTGGAGGACTTTCTCGCGATAGAGCTGGTTTCGAAGTGCGTGACGTTCATTATAGCCATTATGGAAGAATGTGTCCAATTATGAAACACCGGAAGGTCCGAACATTGGTTTGATTCTTTCTATGTCTTCTTATGCAAGAGTGAATGATTATGGGTTTTGGAAACACCATATAAAACTGTGAAAGCAGGAAAAGTTCAAAAACAAATTGAGTTTTTAACTGCTGATAAAGAAGAATATCATTATATTGCGCAAGCATCTGCATCGATAGACGACAAAGGTGATTTTAAAAGTAAGTTAATTTCGACTCGTCACCGTTCAGACTTCCCTTTCAGAAATCCAAATGAAATTCAATACATGGATTTGGCTCCTATGCAAGTGGTTTCTGTATCCACTGCATTAATTCCATTCTTAGAGCATGATGATGCGAACCGTGCACTCATGGGATCTAACATGCAACGTCAAGCTGTACCTCTTATGGTAGAGCAGGCGCCATATGTAGGAACTGGTATGGAAGGAAGAGCTGCTTATGATTCTAGAATCTGCGTAGTCTCTAAAAAGCCAGGGATCGTTACAAAAGTCGATTCTAAAGGAATTACAGTAAGAGAAGAAGGAACAAAAGAGCCAGTTTATTATCCTCTGATAAAATACAAAAAAACGAACCAAGGTACTTGTTTCAACCAAAGACCAATCGTTTCCGTATTAATGGCAGAGAATGACGGAAAAATTCTTAAAATTTCAAAAGAAAAACTCGAAGTGGAATATGGATCCGAAAAAGTAGCGTATTCTCTACAAGAAGGAACAAAAGAGTTTGCTCCACTTGTGAAAGAAGGTGCGACAGTCGCTAAAGGTGATACACTTGCAGGTCAAATAATCGAAGGCGAAAAAATAGACGATATGGGAAATATTCTCACTAAGGGAACTATTCTCGCTGACGGTCCTGCTATAGATAATGGATATCTTGCTCTTGGAAAAAACGTTCTTGTGGGATTTATGCCATGGGAAGGTTACAACTTTGAGGATGCTATTATTATTAGTGAAAAAATTGTTAAACACGATATATTTACATCTATTCACATTGAAGAATTTGAAATCCAAGCAAGAGAAACTAAACTCGGGCAAGAACAAATTACTCGTGATATTCCAAATCTTTCTGATAAAGCATTTCGCGATTTGGATGAAACAGGCGTTATCCGCATTGGTGCTGAAGTAAAAGCTGGAGATATTCTTGTTGGTATGGTTACTCCAAAGGGAGAGACAGACTTAACTCCTGAATACAAACTTTTACATTCTATCTTTGGAGAAAAAGCGAAAGAAGTAAGAGATTCTTCTTTAAGACTCCCAAATGGAAATGAAGATCTGTAATCGATATTAAACGCTATTATAGAGAGCGTGGAGATGATTTAGCTGCAGGTGTTGAAGAACTTGTAAAAGTATACATTGCACGTAAACGTAAACTTTTAGTTGGTGATAAAATGGCTGGTCGTCACGGAAACAAAGGGGTTGTAGCACGCGTAACGGCAGAAGAAGACATGCCGTACATGAAAGACGGAACTCCGTTAGATATCGTTCTTAATCCGCTCGGGGTTCCATCTCGTATGAACTTGGGTCAGATTTTTGAAACACAATTAGGTTTTATCGCAGACAAACTTGGAATCAATTTTGAAACTCCAGTCTTTGATGGTGCGAATGAAGGGGATATAGAAGAGTATGCGAAACAAGCAGGAACTCCTTCTAATTCTAAATTTCAATTGTATGATGGAAGAACTGGTGAGCCTTTCTTAAATGAAGTATTCTGTGGACATATTTATATGTTGAAGTTAGCTCACTTGGTCGATGACAAGATACATGCTAGATCAACTGGACCTTATTCTCTTGTTACACAACAACCTCTCGGCGGTAAAGCGCAGTTTGGTGGGCAGAGACTAGGGGAGATGGAAGTTTGGGCCCTTGAAGCATATGGTGCTTCTCACACTCTCCAAGAATTACTCACGATTAAATCTGATGACATGCTTGGGCGTGCTCGTATTTACGAAGCAATCGTGAAAGGTATCAATTCTATTCGTCCTGGAATTCCTGAATCGTTTAACGTTTTGGTTCAAGAGTTACGAGGTTTGGCTTTGGATATTATCATTACAGACACAGAGGGATCCACAGTGGATATCGCTGATTATGAAGATGAGTATTCCAGAAATAAAAAGAAAATTAAAATTGAATCCATAGAGAATATCTAGAGGCAACGACTGAATGAAAAATTATACAAGCTTTGACTCAATAACTATTAAAATTGCTTCTCCTGAAAGAATTAAAGAATGGTCTTACGGAGAAGTAAAAAAACCAGAAACAATCAATTATCGTACTCTTAAACCAGAGAGAGAAGGTCTTTTTTGTGAAAAGATTTTTGGTACAACAAAAGATTGGGAATGTTACTGCGGTAAATTCAAATCTATCCGTTACAAAGGTGTGATTTGTGATAAGTGTGGAGTGGAAGTAACACACTCTAAAGTTAGAAGAGAGAGAATGGGGCATATTGAATTAGCCGCTCCCGTATCTCATATCTGGTATTATCGTTCTGTTCCGTCTCGTATGGGACTTCTTCTCGATATGACCATGAACGCTCTCAAAACAATTCTTTATTTTGAAAAATATGTAATCATTGATCCTGCTGATTCAGGAAGACTAAAAGGCGAACTTTTAGACGAAGATGAATACCACTCTTATCTCGATGAATACGGTGATAAATTTATCGCTGGTATCGGTGGGGATGCAATCAAAGAACTTTTGGCTCGTATTGATGTTGACGCGGAAGGTCGCGTTATTCGCCAAAGAATTCAAGAGAAAAAAGTTACTGATAAACGTTTAATCAAACGTCTTGAAGTACTCGAAGCATTCCGTGATTCTGGAAATCGTCCTGAATGGATGGTGCTTGATAACGTTCCTGTGATTCCACCTGAACTTCGTCCAATGGTTCAATTAGATGGAGGTAGATTTGCTACTTCTGATTTGAACGATTTATATAGAAGAGTAATTAACCGTAACAATCGTTTAAAAAGACTTCTTACTTTAAAAGCACCTGAAATTATTGTTCGGAATGAAAAACGTATGTTACAGGAAGCTGTAGATGCGTTATTCGACAACTCTCGCCGCAAAAGAACTGTAAAAGGAAAAGGAAATCGACCTCTTAAGTCTATCTCTGATATGCTCAAAGGGAAACAAGGACGTTTTAGACAAAACCTTCTTGGTAAACGGGTAGATTATTCTGGTCGTTCTGTAATCGTTGTTGGTCCTGAACTCAAATTCCACCAAATGGGTCTTCCTAAAAAAATGGCTCTCGAATTATTCAAACCATTTATCATGAAACGACTTGTAGATTTAGAACTTGCGCCTAACATAAAGTCTGCGAAGAAAAAAGTAGAAGCAGAAGACAAGGATGTATTCGAAGCATTAGAAACAGTAGTAAGAGAACATCCAGTTCTTTTAAACCGTGCTCCTACTTTACATAGACTCGGTATTCAAGCATTTCTTCCAATCTTAGTAGAAGGAAAAGCAATCAAACTCCACCCGCTCGTATGTCATGCGTTTAACGCTGACTTTGACGGGGATCAAATGGCTATTCACGTTCCATTGTCTCCAAAAGCACAGCTTGAAGTTTGGATGCTAATGCTTTCACCGCATAATATCCTAAATCCTGCAAATGGTCATCCAATTTGTGGACCAACGCAAGATATTGTCTTAGGTATATACTATTTAACCTCTGAAGTAGCTAACGCAAAAGGTCATGGAAAATTCTTCACGAATTTAGAAGAAATTCAATATGCACTTGATGGTGGTTGGCTAGATTTAAGAGCAAAAATATCTGTTCTTTATAACGAAAAAATCATTGAAACAACTCCAGGTCGTATGATCTTTAACACAGCAATGCCTAAGGGGTATAACTTTGTTAACCGCGTATTGGGTGACAAAGAAACCAACAGAATTATTTCCGATGTATATGATTCGTTTGGTCCTGCGGCAACTGTTGTTATGCTCGATGACATTAAGAAATTAGGATATCGTTATGCGACTATCTTTGCTCCAACAATTTCTATTGAAGATATTCGTGTTTCTCCTCAAAAACAAATTCTTGTTACCGAGGCAAACAAAGAAGTAGAAAAAGCGGATATGGAGTATCGTAAAGGTATTATCACAAATGAAGAACGTAAGAAAAAAGTAATTGAGATTTGGACAAAAACCAATGATAAAATTACAGACAGTATGTTCAAAGAACTAGAAAAAGACAAAGGTGGATTTAATCCGGTCTATGTCATGGCTGCGTCAGGTGCTAGAGGATCTAAACAACAGATTCGTCAGTTAGCTGGAATGCGGGGACTAATGGCTAAACCTTCTGGAGAAATTATAGAACTTGCTATTCGTTCAAATTTCCGTGAAGGTCTTGGTATATTAGAGTTCTTTATTTCTACTCACGGTGCCCGTAAAGGTCTTTCGGATACGGCTCTCAAAACTGCCGATGCTGGTTATTTAACAAGAAGACTTGTGGATATTTCCCAAGACGTTATTATTAACGAGCCAGATTGTGGAACCGATCAATACGTAGAATTAAGTATAGTAAAAGAAGGCGAGAATGTTATCGTATCTCTTGCCGATAGAGTGTTTGGACGTTATACGGCAGAAGAAGTAATTGATCCTGTCACTGAAAAAATAGTATATCCTAAGAATACATTGATTGTTCGTTCAGTCGGACAAAAAATTGAAAATCTTGGTTACACTAAAATCAAAGTCCGTTCCCCATTAACCTGTGATGCTAAACAAGGTATCTGTATCAAGTGTTATGGTATGGATATGGCAAGACTTGTTCCAGTGGAAATTGGAGAGGCTGTGGGAACTATCGCAGCTCAATCAATTGGACAACCTGGAACTCAGTTGACCATGCGTACTTTCCATATTGGGGGTGCTGCTTCTGCTAAAGTTAAGGAAAAGGAACACAAAGTATCTTTCCAATCCGTTGTGAAATTAGTAAATGGAAGATTGATTCAAAATCAAAAAGGTCAAACTATATTTAGCCGTCGTGGTTCTATTGTAGTTCAACATTTAATCCAAGATTTACAACTATCTGAATTACAAAATATTCGAGTGGCAGACGGACAAAATGTATTAAAAGGGGAAGTGATTTCCACTAATACAAAAGGCGAAATGATTCACGCTGAAATGCCTGGTCGTATCGAAATTGCAAATGATAGATTTAGAATTATTGGGGAAGACATTGTAATTCCAGTTAAAATTGGAACGATTTTACTTGTAAAAGCAGAGGATATTATCAAAGCTAATAGTCCAGTAGCAGAGTTTGATCCGTTCAACGACTTAGTTGTATCGGAGGTAGAAGGAACTGTAGCTTGGGTTGATTTAGAAGTTGGTAAAAACGTTCGTCGTGATGAAGACGTCAAAACATCTAACGTCATTTACAAAGTAATTGAACAAAAAAGAGAAAAATTAAATCCACGTATGGTCGTAAGTGGAGAAAACGGTTCTGAAGAATATGCAGTTCCGGTCGATGCTTTGATTAATATTGTATCGGAAGATAAAGTAAAAATCGGAGATATTCTATTTAAGATTCCGTCTATCGCTGAAAAGACTCGAGATATTACAGGTGGTTTACCACGTGTAGACGAACTCTTTGAGGCACGTCGTCCGAAAGATGCTGCAACACTTGCGGAAACTAGTGGACGAATTGAGGATAAAGGCGAAATCGTTAAAGAAAAACGCGTATTCTATATTATCCCTGATAACCCTGATTTAGAAAGAGTAAAAGTTGCGATTCCAGTTATTAAGCAGTTACGTATACAAGATGGGGATTATGTAAAACAAGGTGACCAGTTAGATGACGGAAACTTTGACCCACATGATATTTTACGAGTTAGAGGAACTAACGCTCTTCATGCTTACTTGGTAAAAGAGGTGCAGGAAGTTTATCGTTTGCAAGGTGTGCATATCAATGATAAACATATTGAAGTAGTGGTTAGACAAATGCTTCGTAAAGTAATGATTACTGATAGTGGGGATACTTCTTTTGTATCACAACAACAAGTGGATCGTTTTTCATTTAGAGAGGAAAACAAACGAGTAGACGCAGAAGGGGGAAGTCCTTCTCAAGCAACTCCGATTTTACTTGGATTAACAAAAGCTTCTCTTAATACAGAATCATTTTTCTCTGCCGCTTCTTTCCAAGAAACTACGAAGGTTCTTACAGATGCTGCAATTAAGGGAAAAACAGACCATTTGATCGGATTAAAAGAGAATGTTATTATCGGTCATATGATTCCTGCTGGAACTGGAATGAGAAAGTATCAAGACATTGATGTATTCAAAGAGTTCTACGGGGATTTAGAGAGACTAGCAGGAGAGGAAGAAGAAGAAAAATTTCCGCCTTTGCAAACTAACTCTCTAGCGGTTAATATTACGGATAAGAATGATCTAGAAGAAGATCATGAAGATGAGGATGATGAGTGAAAACTACATTTTATGTAGTTTTTACTTTACAAAAACGAATAATGAAAAAATCTGACAGAATAAAGCTGTTATATATTTAGAGGAATGAATGCCAACAATTAATCAATTAATTAGACACGGAAGAAACAAACAAAAAAAGAAAACAAAATCTCCTGCACTTAAAAGTTGCCCACAAAGACGTGGCGTTTGTACAAGAGTAATGACTTTTACTCCGAAGAAACCAAACTCTGCTCTTAGAAAAGTAGCAAGGGTTAGACTTACAACTGGTATTGAGGTAACAGCTTATATACCTGGAGAAGGGCACAACTTACAAGAACACAACGTTGTTTTAATTCGTGGTGGAAGAGTAAAAGACTTACCAGGGGTTCGTTATCATATTATCCGTGGAACGATTGATACACTTGGTGTGGACAAAAGAAGAAGAAGTCGTTCTAAATACGGTGCTAAGAGACCAAAGGCTTAGGTTAGGAGAAATATATGTCTAGAAGAAGAACAAAAGCAGAAACCAAACATATCGTACCTGATATCAAATACAATGACAAAGTCATTAGTAAATTTATCAATTGCCTAATGTATGACGGCAAAAAAAGTACAGCGCAACAAATTTTCTACAATGCAATGGATAATATCCAAACTAAACTCAGCACAGATCCTTACAAAGTATTCCATGAAGCGCTTAACAACGTTAAACCGGAAGTAGAAGTAAAGTCTAGACGTGTGGGCGGGGTAACTTACCAAGTTCCTATCGAAGTTCGTCCAGAAAGAAGACTTGCTCTCGGGATTAAATGGATTATCCGTTATTCTAGGGATCGCAATGAGAAGTCTATGGCTTCTAAATTAGCAGCAGAAATATTAGATGCTCACAAAGGAACAGGATCTTCTATCAAGAAGAAGGAAGATATCCGTAAGATGGCAGAAGCTAACAAAGCTTTCAGTCACTATAGATGGTAGTCTGATTTTAAAAATCGGAGATCGCCTAACGGTGATTTTCTACTTAGGAAGCCGGCGAAAGTCGGCTTTTTTTTTGGTTTTTACCTCTACACTGCACAGTCCTTGCAGGAAAGGTATTTCGCTCCGTTGGAGCTTTGGATTACTGAGTGATGGAAACGTTTACTACACAATTTAGCTTTCAAGATATTGAATTAGAAATTATAGGAACGGGAACGAAAATTAATTCCATTTTGTTTTCAGATCCTTCTTCTAATAAATTAATAATAGTAAATGGAGAGATAACAGGCATTCTCCGCGACTGCATCGTTCAATTAGAGGAATATTTTTCTGGAAGGCGCAAAGAATTTACAATTCCTTTTACCATGGAAGGAACAGATTTTCAAAAAAGAGTCTGGAATGAACTTTTAAAAATTCCTTATGGGGAAACAATTACCTATCTAGAATTGGCAAAAAGGCTTGGAGATGAAAAATGTATTCGCGCAGCGGCATCAGCAAACGGAAAAAATAAACTCGCAATTATTATTCCCTGTCACCGAGTCATTGGTTCCAATGGAAGTTTAACAGGCTATGCAGGTGGAATTGAAAATAAAAAAAGACTATTAGAGTTGGAAAAGAAAAACTTTAAACAAGCTGAGGGGCTTTTTGAAAAGAGTAGGAATATCTCTTCGGATTAAATTTACCAAAGAGATATTCAAAAATAAAAGCTAATCAGAAACTACTTTTTAGAAGGAGCGTCTTTTGCATCTTTAGCGTCTTTAGCGGACTTTGCATCTTTTGCGTCCTTAGCAGACTTTGCGTCTTTAGCAGACTTTGCGTCTTTAGCATCTTTTGTTTGTTGTGCGACAACGCCGAAAGTCATACCTAAACTTAAAAGTAATGTGATAATTAGTTTTGAATTTTTCATTCTATTCTCCATTGATTTCCCAAATTATTAGGGCGGATTAATTTTTCTTAAATTAATCGCTTACTTACATTAAATTTTGTAAGTGAATCCTTTACAAGTAATTTAGATATGTCAATTTTACAGAGCAACTTTATAATTTTTCTTTAAAAAACCGCATATCTTTTAAGTAGAGATTTACATATTTATTTATTTTGGCAATTCATACCTTTTTAATCAGGGGACAGTAAAATGAATTATTTAACAATCCTAATATCTCTATGTTGTCCAACGAATTTATCTAGTGGAAATAGTAACACAATAAAAAGAAGAAAGGTGATTATAAGCCTGAATAGTGTTTTACTTCGAGGAAAAATTCAAAGCTGTAGCGAGATGCCTACAAAAACGGGATGACTAAAAAAATCTCAATCGACTTTTTGTAGAAGGGTATTTTATTTAGTAACTGACGTTACGCAAGAAAGGAAATTATGAAATTAAAAGTGAAATTCTCAATATTAGAAGAATCTAATGAATTAATAGCGATAGTGGAATCAATAGCCTCCGGCAGGCGCTCGGTTTACCTTGCGTAAGGTGAGTTAGTAAAACTATGCAGATAATAAAAGATTACCCCTTGATTGATGAAATCTTATTGGAATATAAAATTTTCCTAAGTAAAGATTTTGATCGGTACAAAAATCATGTTTATCGAGTTTTCAATTTTGCGGTATTTCTTTTGGAAGGTAGAAAAGAAGATTTTGAAAAAGTAGCGATAGCTCTCTCGTTTCATGATTTAGGAATTTGGACTCACCAGACGTTTGATTATTTGGATCCTTCTATTGAGTTGGCTAAAAAATATTTAGAGAAAACAAACAGACAGAATTTGATTCCGGAAGTTTCTCTTATGATAGATATGCATCATAAGATGACTCCTTATACAGGAGATTTTGCTGAGATAGTTGAAATCACTCGACAAGCTGATTTAGTTGATGTTAGTTTAGGTGTTTACAAATTTACTATTCCCACAGAATTTTTGGAAACTGTGCAATTAGAATTTCCAAAATTAGGATTTCATAGTAAATTATTTCAATTAGGATTAGGCAATTTCTTCAAATCTCCCTTTAATCCATTCCCTATGTTTAAAAAATGAAGACATTTAAGTTTACAAGGAGAAACAATCTCTTATTTAGAACTTGCGAAACGACTTGGATATAAAAAACTGATTCGTGCGGTTGCTTAAGCAATGGAAAAATAAAATTGGAATAATTATTCCTTGTCATCGAGTAAACGGGGCTAATGGTAGTTTGACAGGTTATGCAGGTGGCATTGAATATAAAAAAATGCTATTAGAACTAGAAAAGAAAAATTTGAAAATCCAAAATGGTTTGTTTTAAAAAAATGAAATACAAATATTTACTATTACTACTGTTATTATTTTTTTTAAACTGTGTAAATAATACACAGAGCACATCCAAACAGGCGATCAATGGAGTGATAAATTTATCCGATTGGGACTTTCAGAAACAAGGTTTTGTGAGTATGGAAGGGCAATGGGAATTTTTTTGGAATCAATTTTTATATCCGAACGAACCAATAGATAATCATTTTGAAAATAGAACAGCCTATTTAGCGCCTGGAGATGTTTGGTCGGATCAGGAAAAGAAAGGTTTGAATTTAAATGGGACTGGTTATGCGACGTATAAACTCAAAATAATTTTTCCATCTAAATACATAGATAAAATTTTCGGAATCAAGTTTAAAACTACAGGAGGCGCTGCCTACAAGGTTTTTATTGAAGACCAAATTGTTTTAGAACTCGGTAAAGTGGGAAAGGATCGCGAGTCAATGGAACCAACTCGAAAAACGGATAATGTATATTTTACTCTAAAAAAAACAGAGATAAATTTGTTCATTCAAATTTCAAATTTTTATCACGCGGACGGTGCATTTTGGTATTCTCCAATATTAGGAGAGTCCTCTCAAATAAATTTTGCATCTAGAAGGAAACAGTTATTTGACGCTACTTTATTTGGTACTATATTTATTATGGCGCTGTATCATATTTCAATTTTTATTCATAGGCGAAAAGATAAAGCGTCCCTCTTTTTTGGATTATTTTGTTTATGTGTATCAATATATATTCTTTCGGTAAATGAAGTTTTTATTTATTATTTTTTCCCTGAAATTCCTTTTTATTTAGCTCATCGACTCAGTAATATTTATTTTTTAGGTGTTCCTTTTTATTTGGGTTTTTTATGTTATGTGTTTCCTTCTGAAATGTCTTTACGAAAACTAAAATGGATTGGGCTAATATTTTCATTTCTGTATTTATTTATATTTTTTACTCCTCCCGAAATTGGAACCAAGTTACAAAGATCGGGTACGATTATGTTAATGTTAGGATTTTTATATGCCTTTTGGGTTGTATTAAGAGCGACTCTAAATAGAAGAACAGATTCAATTCTAATTTTTATTCCAAATTGTATCTTTGTATTTTCAGTAGTGAATGAAATTCTAACAATTTACAATGTTGTAAATACGGAGATGTTAGTGAGTCATTCTATATTTATTTTTATCATAGCCCAGTCTATTTTATTATCCAGGCGATTTATGAATGCATTCAAGGATGTCAAAATTCTATCTCAAGAATTACAAGAGATTAATAACAATTTAGAAGAGACAGTTAGTAAACGCACCATTCAATTTAAGATTCAAAAACAGCGAGCAGAAGAGGCTAACGCATGGAAGGATAAATTTATTTCTTTAGTCTCTCATGATTTAAGGGCACCGTTAGGCGGTGTTTATGGACTATTAGATATTGTCGAAAATGATAGAGACATTTCAGATAAGGAAAAAAATGAAATTGTATCGAGGTTAAAAACTACAATATTTAATACGATTTCTGTCGTTAAACATTTACTATCCCTCAGTAAATTTCAAAATAGTACAGTAAAATTAAATTATAAAAATATGCAATTGGATGCCTA from Leptospiraceae bacterium includes:
- a CDS encoding phosphohydrolase, with the translated sequence MQIIKDYPLIDEILLEYKIFLSKDFDRYKNHVYRVFNFAVFLLEGRKEDFEKVAIALSFHDLGIWTHQTFDYLDPSIELAKKYLEKTNRQNLIPEVSLMIDMHHKMTPYTGDFAEIVEITRQADLVDVSLGVYKFTIPTEFLETVQLEFPKLGFHSKLFQLGLGNFFKSPFNPFPMFKK
- the rpsG gene encoding 30S ribosomal protein S7 translates to MSRRRTKAETKHIVPDIKYNDKVISKFINCLMYDGKKSTAQQIFYNAMDNIQTKLSTDPYKVFHEALNNVKPEVEVKSRRVGGVTYQVPIEVRPERRLALGIKWIIRYSRDRNEKSMASKLAAEILDAHKGTGSSIKKKEDIRKMAEANKAFSHYRW
- a CDS encoding 30S ribosomal protein S12; the encoded protein is MPTINQLIRHGRNKQKKKTKSPALKSCPQRRGVCTRVMTFTPKKPNSALRKVARVRLTTGIEVTAYIPGEGHNLQEHNVVLIRGGRVKDLPGVRYHIIRGTIDTLGVDKRRRSRSKYGAKRPKA
- a CDS encoding methylated-DNA--[protein]-cysteine S-methyltransferase, whose product is METFTTQFSFQDIELEIIGTGTKINSILFSDPSSNKLIIVNGEITGILRDCIVQLEEYFSGRRKEFTIPFTMEGTDFQKRVWNELLKIPYGETITYLELAKRLGDEKCIRAAASANGKNKLAIIIPCHRVIGSNGSLTGYAGGIENKKRLLELEKKNFKQAEGLFEKSRNISSD
- the rpoC gene encoding DNA-directed RNA polymerase subunit beta'; its protein translation is MKNYTSFDSITIKIASPERIKEWSYGEVKKPETINYRTLKPEREGLFCEKIFGTTKDWECYCGKFKSIRYKGVICDKCGVEVTHSKVRRERMGHIELAAPVSHIWYYRSVPSRMGLLLDMTMNALKTILYFEKYVIIDPADSGRLKGELLDEDEYHSYLDEYGDKFIAGIGGDAIKELLARIDVDAEGRVIRQRIQEKKVTDKRLIKRLEVLEAFRDSGNRPEWMVLDNVPVIPPELRPMVQLDGGRFATSDLNDLYRRVINRNNRLKRLLTLKAPEIIVRNEKRMLQEAVDALFDNSRRKRTVKGKGNRPLKSISDMLKGKQGRFRQNLLGKRVDYSGRSVIVVGPELKFHQMGLPKKMALELFKPFIMKRLVDLELAPNIKSAKKKVEAEDKDVFEALETVVREHPVLLNRAPTLHRLGIQAFLPILVEGKAIKLHPLVCHAFNADFDGDQMAIHVPLSPKAQLEVWMLMLSPHNILNPANGHPICGPTQDIVLGIYYLTSEVANAKGHGKFFTNLEEIQYALDGGWLDLRAKISVLYNEKIIETTPGRMIFNTAMPKGYNFVNRVLGDKETNRIISDVYDSFGPAATVVMLDDIKKLGYRYATIFAPTISIEDIRVSPQKQILVTEANKEVEKADMEYRKGIITNEERKKKVIEIWTKTNDKITDSMFKELEKDKGGFNPVYVMAASGARGSKQQIRQLAGMRGLMAKPSGEIIELAIRSNFREGLGILEFFISTHGARKGLSDTALKTADAGYLTRRLVDISQDVIINEPDCGTDQYVELSIVKEGENVIVSLADRVFGRYTAEEVIDPVTEKIVYPKNTLIVRSVGQKIENLGYTKIKVRSPLTCDAKQGICIKCYGMDMARLVPVEIGEAVGTIAAQSIGQPGTQLTMRTFHIGGAASAKVKEKEHKVSFQSVVKLVNGRLIQNQKGQTIFSRRGSIVVQHLIQDLQLSELQNIRVADGQNVLKGEVISTNTKGEMIHAEMPGRIEIANDRFRIIGEDIVIPVKIGTILLVKAEDIIKANSPVAEFDPFNDLVVSEVEGTVAWVDLEVGKNVRRDEDVKTSNVIYKVIEQKREKLNPRMVVSGENGSEEYAVPVDALINIVSEDKVKIGDILFKIPSIAEKTRDITGGLPRVDELFEARRPKDAATLAETSGRIEDKGEIVKEKRVFYIIPDNPDLERVKVAIPVIKQLRIQDGDYVKQGDQLDDGNFDPHDILRVRGTNALHAYLVKEVQEVYRLQGVHINDKHIEVVVRQMLRKVMITDSGDTSFVSQQQVDRFSFREENKRVDAEGGSPSQATPILLGLTKASLNTESFFSAASFQETTKVLTDAAIKGKTDHLIGLKENVIIGHMIPAGTGMRKYQDIDVFKEFYGDLERLAGEEEEEKFPPLQTNSLAVNITDKNDLEEDHEDEDDE